In the genome of Chiroxiphia lanceolata isolate bChiLan1 chromosome 5, bChiLan1.pri, whole genome shotgun sequence, the window GCATAAGGTTTGCCAGGGTATCTCTGGTTTGTAGTATGTGCTGGGCTCTGTATTTCACATATCTGGAGCCCTCACAAAAGGCACGTCTGTCCCTTAACTGtctcttctctccctgcagcttcTCACCCAGTGTTAGCAGCAACCTCGTGGTGAATGGAGAACTTGTTTGCTCAAGGCTCTCTCTAAGTGAGCCGAGCGCTGTTTCCATGCCAAACCCTGACGTGATGGGCAATTGGGCACCTCAGATTAGGAAGGCTGGGACACTGCTTCAGTGTTGCAAACAGGTGGGCAGGCAGGGCCCCTGTCATTAGCAGTGTGTTGCAGGGTGCAGAAGGAAacagagaggcagggagagagaaagagagagagagggagagagacaataaggcagaaaatgagaaagagataAAGAGAGACTTCGACTGATCCCTCTTAGTATACTCAAAATAATCTGGCTCTTCCTTTGCTCTCAAACTGCCATAACACAAAACAGCTACCCTCCAGCTCAGGTGCTGACTTCAGCCTCTACTGAGAGTGAAGGTGCTTTTGCTTCTGCTGGTAGAGCCAACAATAAACTGGCCAGTCCAAAAAGAGTTTCAGAAAGCAAGAGAATACTCAGAGAATGGGGGAGTCAGAACTGGAATGGCTTTGTCACTGGATGCTTTTCCCTCTTTGGTTTCTAAGGTACCTGCCACTCATAAATGAGAATCAGGCCTCTGGTGACCATGTCCTCAGTATTGGAGCCATtagcagaaaatgagaaatttccCTGCCCTTATCCTAGTCTGTTGTTATTTCCCTAGAGGATCTTTACGTAGGAGAGACAATCCATTGGCCCACACTGAGCCATATCATTGTTCGTCCCTCCATGCCCACTGTGCCTCGCAGGACTAGATGGGTTTGATATTGTCCTAGATTTTCCAGTGGCTGCCAGCATCCACAAACTCACCTTGACTTCCCATGCCTACCCATATCTAAAACACAGTTAATGTAGTGATTTTATCTGTGGCTTGTTCAGCTGTCATGTCCCCAGTATCAATGtggttttttctccccctctcatTTCTAGATTGCTAACTGATCCTGCGAGGACACTGCCTCCTGCCCTCTTCCCTGCCTCTGCTATGAACACTTCTGCTTTCAGCCTCCCCACACCGGCAGTGTCGGAGGAGGGTAATGCCTCTAGCAGCTGGGAAGGCTTCACCACCCCCAACAGCTCTGCCACCGTCAGCCCTGGTGTAGTTGTCAGCGGTGTCCTCATCCCTGTGGTCTACCTCATTGTCTGTGTGGTGGGGCTGGCTGGAAATTCTCTGGTCATTTATGTGGTCCTGCGGCACTCTGTGAGTGAGTCGGTGACCAACGTCTACATCCTGAACCTGGCCCTAGCTGATGAGCTCTTCATGCTGGGCCTGCCATTCCTGGCTGCGCAAAATGCCCTCTCCTACTGGCCGTTTGGTTCTTTCATGTGCCGCCTGGTGATGGCCGTGGATGCCATCAACCAGTTCACCAGCATCTTCTGCCTGACGGTGATGAGTGTTGATCGCTACTTGGCAGTGGTCCACCCAGGGAAGTCCTCCAAATGGCGGACAGCACGAGTGGCCAAGGCTGTGAGTGCAACGGTGTGGGTGCTGTCTTCCATAGTGGTGCTGCCCGTGGTTGTCTTCTCAGACGTCCCTTTAGGGATGAGTACGTGCCACATCCAGTGGCCAGAGCCAGCCTCGGTGTGGAGAGCTGGCTTCATCATCTACACTGCTACACTGGGCTTCTTTGGACCACTGCTGGTGATTTGTCTCTGCTATCTTCTGATTGTTGTGAAGGTTCGTTCCTCTGGCAGGCGGGTGAGGGCTCTGTCCTCCAAGCACAAGCTTTCAGAGCGCAGAGTGACCCGCATGGTGGTGACTGTTGTGGCTGTCTTCGTCCTTTGCTGGCTCCCCTTCTATGTCCTCAACATAATCAATGTTGTTTGCCCACTGCCAGAGGAGCCGTCCCTCTTTGGTGTCTACTTCCTTGTGGTGGTGCTGCCGTATGCCAATAGCTGTGCCAATCCTATCATCTATGGCTTCCTCTCCTACCGCTTCAAGCAGGGCTTCCAGAGGGCCATCTTCAGGCCATCCCGCCGAGTCCAGAGCCAGGAGGTGCCAGCAGGCCCCCCAGAGAAGACTGATGATGAAGGGGAAGAGGGCGAGATCAGCAAGATCACCCAGAATGGAAACGGCAGGCAGGAGCGCCCTCTAAGcagtggagaaggagagagCAATGAGCAAAAACcactccctgagcagcctgtgggaTGTGAAAAGAGCAACAAGTTGCATGTCAGTTATTTGTGATGAAAGGGCTGGTGTAGGGGAAAGAGACATTGGAATATGAGGCCCCCTTCACCTTGTCTGCTTTTCAACCTCAAAGGCAATGGGAGACAAAGGCATATTAAAGTCCAAGAGTCTGTTTAAAGATTAAGAGGGCTCCATGAACTTGTAGAAAAAGCAAGAcatttttcttggctttggAAAAGACACCTGAGGTTTATGTGGTACTGGGTAAAGAATGGACTGCATCCAGGGGGAGCTGAAGAGGTGCTGGGCACTGACAATACAGAGAGAGCAAGATCAGCTCTAGATTGCATGATCTGTCCTTAAATGACTCAGCTGTAGAGGGCATCAGCTGCCATCTGATTGTAGCATGTCAAGGAAGTTCCCAAATGGCATATACTACATGTAGGCATCCCAGTGCCTTGATTATCCTCCTTACAAACACAAGAAGTGGTTTACCCTGAAAGacaaacagggaggaaaaatgtCTGCAGCAAAGACATACCAGCCAGTTGCATGCATGGCTGACCCCTCTCTAGCTCTTAAAAATGCCTTGGGGGCAGATTTCCTGCCCATGCTGGTCATGGCTAGAGACCACTAATTGCTCAAaacctcctctttctttttaaggcTCTCATGGACTCTGGGCAGGCTGATGGGACttacctgggagaaaaaaaatggaacatttCTTTCCTGCATCTCACATTCTTCAGGGTTTTCCTGGTGCCTCTGCACCCCGGTGGGAGGTGTAACAAAGGTAGAGAAAAAGACAATGCGACATGAATCAGAGGCAGTGTTTCTTACAAGCTGAAAtgccctttcccttttcctctccctaagccttactgtaaataaaaaaaaaaagtctttggaCATAAAAGGCCAACAGGACAGAAACGTTCTGTGTGTTTAGGGGAGGGGGGTGCTACAGATCTGGCTCTCCTGAGAATATACATTGTCTTTGGGTTGAGTTGATCTCTGTATGGAGTACTGTTTGGCTGACACAAGAGATCAAGGCATCTATCAGTACAGGATGGGggcaggaagcagagggaggTCAGGGGATCTCCAGTGTGTAAGAGCTATGGTTGCAGAGAGTCTGGGCAATACTAGGAACTGATTCATCTTGTGGGAAATGGTGAGTATTTGGTTCAGGATGGTGAAGAAATGATGTTCATGTGTTTGCATGTGCACAAAGATTGTCATATGCAAAAG includes:
- the SSTR3 gene encoding somatostatin receptor type 3, which encodes MNTSAFSLPTPAVSEEGNASSSWEGFTTPNSSATVSPGVVVSGVLIPVVYLIVCVVGLAGNSLVIYVVLRHSVSESVTNVYILNLALADELFMLGLPFLAAQNALSYWPFGSFMCRLVMAVDAINQFTSIFCLTVMSVDRYLAVVHPGKSSKWRTARVAKAVSATVWVLSSIVVLPVVVFSDVPLGMSTCHIQWPEPASVWRAGFIIYTATLGFFGPLLVICLCYLLIVVKVRSSGRRVRALSSKHKLSERRVTRMVVTVVAVFVLCWLPFYVLNIINVVCPLPEEPSLFGVYFLVVVLPYANSCANPIIYGFLSYRFKQGFQRAIFRPSRRVQSQEVPAGPPEKTDDEGEEGEISKITQNGNGRQERPLSSGEGESNEQKPLPEQPVGCEKSNKLHVSYL